In one Thermaerobacter sp. PB12/4term genomic region, the following are encoded:
- a CDS encoding ABC transporter permease yields MATPSIHPLPGGNAGSLAPAFPGGGGGHGLPAETLAAPAPGYWQEAWRRLRKNPLAMAGLVVVALMVVAAVVGPMLSPYGYEEQVLAEANQPPSAAHWFGTDHLGRDILTRVLWGARVSLAVGIMASLIGLTIGVTYGAIAGFYGGLVDNVMMRIIDVIYGLPFILYVVLLVVVMGPGLDNVFIALGAVYWTGMARIVRGEVLSLKQREFVLAARVMGVPPWRVVWRHLVPNAIGPILVTMTLLVPEAIFSEAFLSYLGLGVQAPFASWGVLAAEGNRALRAAPWALFFPATFICVTMLAFNFLGDGLRDALDPRLR; encoded by the coding sequence ATGGCGACCCCCTCGATCCATCCCCTGCCCGGTGGAAACGCCGGTTCCCTGGCCCCCGCGTTCCCGGGAGGCGGCGGTGGGCACGGTCTACCCGCGGAGACGCTGGCGGCCCCGGCGCCAGGATACTGGCAAGAGGCCTGGCGGCGGTTGCGGAAGAACCCGCTGGCCATGGCGGGCCTGGTGGTGGTGGCCCTCATGGTGGTGGCGGCCGTCGTGGGGCCCATGCTGTCCCCCTACGGCTACGAGGAGCAGGTGCTGGCCGAGGCCAACCAGCCGCCCAGCGCCGCCCACTGGTTCGGCACGGACCATCTGGGGCGCGACATCCTGACCCGGGTGCTCTGGGGGGCGCGGGTGTCCCTGGCGGTAGGCATCATGGCGAGCCTGATCGGCCTGACCATCGGCGTCACCTACGGTGCCATCGCCGGGTTCTACGGCGGCCTGGTCGACAACGTGATGATGCGGATCATCGACGTGATCTACGGCCTGCCCTTCATCCTGTACGTGGTCCTGCTGGTGGTGGTCATGGGCCCGGGGCTGGACAACGTGTTCATCGCCCTGGGCGCGGTGTACTGGACGGGCATGGCCCGCATCGTGCGCGGGGAGGTCCTGAGTCTCAAGCAGCGGGAGTTCGTCCTGGCCGCCCGCGTGATGGGCGTGCCGCCGTGGCGGGTGGTGTGGCGCCATCTGGTGCCCAACGCCATCGGACCGATCCTGGTCACCATGACGCTGCTGGTGCCCGAGGCCATTTTCAGCGAGGCCTTTCTGAGCTACCTGGGGCTGGGGGTGCAGGCCCCCTTCGCCTCGTGGGGCGTGCTGGCGGCCGAGGGCAACCGCGCCCTGCGGGCGGCACCCTGGGCCCTGTTCTTCCCCGCCACCTTCATTTGCGTCACCATGCTGGCCTTCAACTTTCTGGGCGACGGGTTGCGCGATGCCCTGGACCCGCGGCTGCGCTAG